A window of Cryptomeria japonica chromosome 3, Sugi_1.0, whole genome shotgun sequence contains these coding sequences:
- the LOC131065633 gene encoding putative RING-H2 finger protein ATL69: protein MSLNNTAATMATENVTRVGLGYGIAIAVGILVFVSAIMLASYVCVRVQGVRGHANMNSNGGRAGTNNNSAAVNIIINCIEGSTGLNQSTIESYPKLVFHQRQQLPRPQDTCCSICLGEYKYREVLRLLPDCRHCFHAGCVDAWLRMNPSCPVCRAASSLPSPSMTPVPTPLSEFIPLARYSVGGR, encoded by the coding sequence ATGAGCTTGAACAACACTGCAGCCACGATGGCCACAGAGAATGTGACCAGAGTCGGGCTGGGATACGGAATAGCAATAGCAGTGGGAATACTGGTCTTCGTCTCTGCCATAATGTTGGCATCTTATGTGTGCGTCAGAGTGCAGGGCGTAAGAGGCCACGCAAACATGAACAGTAATGGTGGCAGAGCAGGGACTAATAATAACAGTGCAGCAGTGAACATTATTATTAACTGTATTGAAGGAAGCACAGGACTGAATCAGAGCACCATAGAATCGTATCCCAAGCTGGTTTTCCACCAGCGACAGCAGCTGCCCCGCCCGCAGGACACGTGCTGTTCTATTTGCTTGGGGGAGTACAAGTACAGGGAAGTTCTCCGTCTATTGCCGGACTGTCGGCACTGCTTTCATGCAGGCTGTGTGGATGCGTGGCTCAGGATGAATCCGTCTTGTCCCGTTTGCAGAGCCGCTTCTTCGTTACCGTCTCCGTCAATGACTCCTGTTCCCACACCGCTTTCTGAGTTTATTCCTCTTGCAAGGTATTCTGTTGGCGGACGTTGA